The Brassica oleracea var. oleracea cultivar TO1000 chromosome C6, BOL, whole genome shotgun sequence genome includes a region encoding these proteins:
- the LOC106297588 gene encoding tubulin beta-4 chain-like: protein MREILHIQGGQCGNQIGAKFWEVICDEHGIDHTGQYVGDAPLKLERIDVCFNEASGGKYVPRTVLMDLEPGTMDSLRSGPYGQIFRPDNFVFGQSGAGNNWAKGHYTEGAKLIDSVFSML, encoded by the coding sequence ATGAGAGAGATCCTCCACATCCAAGGCGGCCAATGTGGAAATCAGATCGGAGCCAAGTTCTGGGAAGTAATCTGCGACGAGCACGGCATTGACCACACCGGGCAATACGTCGGCGACGCTCCCCTCAAGCTCGAACGTATCGATGTCTGCTTCAACGAAGCGAGCGGCGGAAAGTACGTCCCTCGCACCGTCCTCATGGATCTGGAGCCTGGCACCATGGATTCCCTCAGATCTGGACCCTACGGTCAGATTTTCCGTCCCGATAACTTCGTCTTTGGCCAGTCCGGCGCTGGGAATAACTGGGCGAAAGGCCACTACACGGAGGGAGCCAAGTTGATCGATTCCGTGTTCTCGATGTTGTGA